One Nicotiana sylvestris chromosome 12, ASM39365v2, whole genome shotgun sequence genomic window carries:
- the LOC138884307 gene encoding uncharacterized protein, with protein MGINMAIDQNVKELLIMGDSDLIIRQAQGEWETRDVKLIPYKKNVEDLSKRFKSIEFRYIPRCHNELADALATLASMLPYPGNAHVDPLEIQIRERHGYCNTIEAAQNTQPWYHDIKRFLKTQEYPEQASGDQKRTIRRHASGFFLSGDVLYKRTPDLNLLRCVDIEEAGRIMHEVHAGVCGPHMNGYVLAK; from the coding sequence atgggtatAAATATGGCAATCGACCAAAATGTCAAAGAGTTGTTGATTATGGGAGACTCAgatctgattatccggcaagcccaaggagaatgggaaacccgagatgttAAGCTTATCCCTTACAAGAAGAATGTGGAAGACCTCAgcaagcgattcaagtcaatagagttcaggtacattcctcgttgTCACAACGAATTAGCCgacgcacttgctactttggcctcaatGCTGCCATATCCAGGCAATGCTCACGTAGATCCATTGGAAATTCAAATtcgggaaaggcatggttattgtaaCACAATTGAAGCAGCACAAAAtacccagccatggtaccatgacatcaagaggtttcTGAAAactcaagaataccccgagcaagccagtggagaccaaaagagaaccattaggcggcacgcgagtggtttctttttgagtggggATGTCTTATACAAgagaactccggacctcaatttgttaagatgtgttgacatagaagaggctggaagaatcatgcatgaggtacacgcgggagtatgcgggccccacatgaacgggtatgttttagcaaag